The sequence TGATCCCGGATGCCGACCACAATCTTACGCCCGAGGCCGCCCGTCTGGCCCTGCGCGAGCAGGTGATCGGCGCGGCCCTGGCCGAATCCATGAGTGAAGCCGCGGGCGCTCAGCCCGCCGCGTAAGGCACCGGCTGCCCGCCGAGCGGCAGTAGCACGCCCTGCGGCCTTGCGTCGGTGGGGGCGCCCGCTCGGCGGCGCAGCATCACCGTCTTCACATGCCCCGGTGCCAGGTGGAACCAGTTGTCGAGCGCCAGGAACGCCTCGTCGCGGATCGACACGCTCTGCGCGATCCGGTCGCTCGAAAGCTGCAGGCACCAGCCGCCGTCAGGCGTTGCCACCGCCTCGGCGACGATCTTCGCCCCGCGCGCCAACGCCTTGCGCCCGAGCGGAAAATGGAAGGCCTCGTCCAGCACCGCACCCGTTTCGGGATCGAGAATCCGCACATGCACGCAGTCATGCGAGGGCGGGCCGAAGCGGAAGGCGTAGGTCGTGTCGAAAAAGGCGCCGATCAGCTCCGTTGCCGGCAGGCTCTCGCTGCCATGGGCGGGAATGTCGAGGGTCTTGTTGCCGCCGGCGACGGTCATGTGTCCCTCGCGCAGGCACGCGATCTCGACCCGTAGCGCCCGCGCGTCGGGCCTGTCGTTCTGCAAGTGGATGTCGAGCCCGTTGGTGCCTTCGTCGGTCACGGTGAGGCGCATCGGAGCGAAGGCCCGGCGCAATCCGTGCCAGGCGGATTTCGGCGTGCCGTCGCTGCCGATCACGCCCCAGCCGGCGCCCGGCATCAGGTCCTGGAAGGTCCACACGAGCGCGCCGCCGCAGCCCGATCCCTTGCGCCGCCATTCCGCGAAGGTGGTCTCCATGACTTCGGCCACGGCCGCCCGGCCGTGGTCGAGATAGGAAGCCGGATCGCCATAGCGCAGGTCGAGCGGTTCGGTGCCGTAGAGCTCGCGGACATAGTGGTCGCGCACGTCCTCGAAGTCCCAGCCGACATCCCGGTCGCGCGGCACGCCGCGCTTCCAGTCCGGATGGTGGCAGGGAGCCAGCTCGGAGACGGCGCCGGGCTCCGGTACATTGGAAAAGGCGAGGCATTCGCCGGCAAAGCGCACATTCGCACGCCTTGCATCCTCCAGCGGCCTGCGATAGGCGCCGACGCCGTAGTAATGGGCGATTCCCGCATTGGGCGAAAACGGCATGGCCCCGCCGCTCGGCGAGTTCGGCACATAGGGCACGTCGGGCCGCGCGCTTGCCGCCGCACCCGGCAGGATCTCCTCGGTCAGCACCCCGCGCCAGCGTTCCTCGGGCAGGCCCATCATCGCGCCCTGCTGGTGCATCTCGCTGCCGCCGCAGATGACGGCAAGCGATGGTGAGGCGCTTGTCCTGCCGAGCAGGTCCGATGTCTCGCGGGCGACTTTCGCCGCGAAGTCCGGATCGCTCGCCGGATAGTCGAAATTGGCGAAGGGCAGGTCCTGCCATACGAGAATGCCGAGTTCGTCGCACAGCTCGAAGAAGGCAGGGCTTTCCGGCGCCATCGTTCCGCCGATGCGCAGCATGTTCATGTGCGCGTCGCGCGCCAGCTCCAGCCAGGGGCGATAGGCATCAACGGTGCCGGGCAGGGCGCAGATGTCGGCGCTGGTCCACACCGCACCGCGGCAGAACACCGGCACGCCGTTGACGAGGAGGCCGAAGCCGTTGACGTCCGGACCCCGGTCCACCTCGATCCGCCTGAAGCCGGTGCGTGCCAGCAGCACCTCGCGCCCCTCGCAGACCAGCCGGACCTCGTGCAGGGCGGGCGTGCCGTGGGTATGCGGCCACCAGGGTTCGATATCGGGAAGCTCCAGCGTGGCGGCAAGCTTGCCGTCGGCCTGCTCTTCCAGCGGCGCCTCGATGCCGGCACAGGCGATGCGTGCGCCTGGCGCAAGCCCGTCGCCGGGCCGCAGCGAAACGGTGAGCTGTCCGGTGCCGTCCTCGCTGAGAGCGGTGCGGACGGAAATGTCGTGCAGCAGCACATCGGAGCGAGCGGTGAGCGTCATTCCTCGCCAGGGACCGACCGCATGCACGCTCGGGCACCAGCCCGGCATGTGGCCGAGCAGCGTGGTGCGGACCATCCTCAGGCCCGGCTCGTCGGCAAGGCGCGTGCGCCAGCGCGCGCGCGGGCCCTTGCGGGCGAAGTGCGGCGTCAGCGCGCGAAAGCAGAAGACCAGCTCCGCCGGGCCATCGAGGCCGAATTCGACCTCGAGCGGCTGATACATGCTGTCGGAGGTCAGCAGCGGCGCATCGCCGATCCAGGCCTCGCAGACCGTCGCCAGCCCGTCGCAGCGCAACACATGCGTCCCGGACTTGGACGGTGCGATCCGGCAGCGATACCAGACGTCCTTGTCGTGCAGCGGCGTCGGCGCCTCGCGCGAAAAGCGGCCGGCCGCCTCCAGCGCGGCCGCCGCCGTTCCAGGCACCTGTGCCGGCACCCAGTCTGCCTCGACGTTCATGTCGGAGGGCGTCGTCCAGGCATACGCCGGCGTGACGCAGAGCTGCCAGTCGGCACCGGCGAGACGGTTCGCGGCCTCGGGGAGGGTGGCAAGGTCGATCATCTGGCTCCCCGATATCGGGTCTGGCCGCACCGTGTGCGCGTCACGCGGCGAGCATGCGCAGGCGTGCGGGGAGTTTCTCTTCCAGCCCCGCCATCAGCGTGTCCCAGGCCGTGGCCGCCGGGGTCAAGGCCTCGCCGAGACCCGCGAAGCGCTTGCGCGCCAGCGCCCGTGCCAGCTGGAACTGCAGCGTCTTGCAGCATTCGGAGATGGCGCGTGCAGCCTCCGCCTCCGCCGCAAGACTGCCGTCCTCGGCGAGCCAGTCGAGATGGCTTGCCGCCAGCTCGAAATTGGCGCCCGCCTGGCGCAGCGTGTTGAACGCGTATTTGTGGAAGGCCTCGAAGGGACGCTCCGACAGGGCCTCGATCTCGGCTGCGAAGCTAGACGCATAGGCGGCAAAGGGATTGTCCTTCGGCCGTCGCGCCAGATGCCCGGCGAGCAGCTTCCAGGCGATCTCGCGCGGATTGCCGGCCAGGGAAGCATCGGGCGCCGTCTCGGGCAGCTTGGCGAACTCGGTATAGGGCAGGAAGGGCAGGCGCTGCGCATGCGTGCCGCGCTGGAATACCCCGTCGAAATCCTCGCCCTCCAGTTCGAAGAAGCCGGCATTGTGGAAGTAGCGCAGGCGCTTGGCATCTTCGTCCAGCGCGGTGATCGCCACCGTCGTCTTGCCGTGCTCGATCCGGTAGCTGACGCCCTGCGTGTCGGGCAGGAAATAGCTGTCCACCTCGACGAGGCACAGCCGGCCGCGGGCGATCTGCGTCGCCACATGCTGCTCGACCGGCTCGTAAACCGCCAGTTCCGTCGCGCGGATGCCGTACAGGGTTTCCAGGTCCTCCAGCGGCACCTTGAAGAAGGTGAACTGGTCGCCCTCGAAATCCTGCGCCACGGTGAAGCCGAGCATCGCCTCCACCGGCAGGCCGAGCGCATGCAGCACCTCGATCCAAAGATCGACATAGCAGTTTGTCTCCGGCCACATCCGGCCTGCGTCGTGCAGGGGATGCGGCCGGTAGCCGTCGGCCCGAAGGGCGGAGAGCCTGTCGAACGCGGGCATGGTCAGCCCCACAGCGCCTTGCGCACGTCCGCGGGCCAGTCGGCCGTGTCCAGCCCGTGGCGGGCGAACAGCGCGAGCGCGATCCGCTCCAGGCCGAAGCCGACGCAGGCCGTGTGGGCGGTCTCGCCATCGGCGGTCTTCAGGCCCCAGGTCGTGCCGAAGTGGTCCTGGTGGTAGTTGAAGCTGAGGCAGGCGGTCTTGTTGGCCGACGAGGTCACCGGGATCAGCAGCTCGAATTTCAGCTTCTGCTCGCGCTGGCTGTTGCCCATCATCTTGCCGGCACGGCCGAAGAACGGATCGTTCGCCGTGTCCAGCTCGACATCGAGGCCGACGGCGGAGATCAGCTTCTGCCCGCGCTCCATCCA comes from Stappia sp. 28M-7 and encodes:
- a CDS encoding glycoside hydrolase family 2 protein, which codes for MIDLATLPEAANRLAGADWQLCVTPAYAWTTPSDMNVEADWVPAQVPGTAAAALEAAGRFSREAPTPLHDKDVWYRCRIAPSKSGTHVLRCDGLATVCEAWIGDAPLLTSDSMYQPLEVEFGLDGPAELVFCFRALTPHFARKGPRARWRTRLADEPGLRMVRTTLLGHMPGWCPSVHAVGPWRGMTLTARSDVLLHDISVRTALSEDGTGQLTVSLRPGDGLAPGARIACAGIEAPLEEQADGKLAATLELPDIEPWWPHTHGTPALHEVRLVCEGREVLLARTGFRRIEVDRGPDVNGFGLLVNGVPVFCRGAVWTSADICALPGTVDAYRPWLELARDAHMNMLRIGGTMAPESPAFFELCDELGILVWQDLPFANFDYPASDPDFAAKVARETSDLLGRTSASPSLAVICGGSEMHQQGAMMGLPEERWRGVLTEEILPGAAASARPDVPYVPNSPSGGAMPFSPNAGIAHYYGVGAYRRPLEDARRANVRFAGECLAFSNVPEPGAVSELAPCHHPDWKRGVPRDRDVGWDFEDVRDHYVRELYGTEPLDLRYGDPASYLDHGRAAVAEVMETTFAEWRRKGSGCGGALVWTFQDLMPGAGWGVIGSDGTPKSAWHGLRRAFAPMRLTVTDEGTNGLDIHLQNDRPDARALRVEIACLREGHMTVAGGNKTLDIPAHGSESLPATELIGAFFDTTYAFRFGPPSHDCVHVRILDPETGAVLDEAFHFPLGRKALARGAKIVAEAVATPDGGWCLQLSSDRIAQSVSIRDEAFLALDNWFHLAPGHVKTVMLRRRAGAPTDARPQGVLLPLGGQPVPYAAG
- a CDS encoding DUF1839 family protein, which translates into the protein MPAFDRLSALRADGYRPHPLHDAGRMWPETNCYVDLWIEVLHALGLPVEAMLGFTVAQDFEGDQFTFFKVPLEDLETLYGIRATELAVYEPVEQHVATQIARGRLCLVEVDSYFLPDTQGVSYRIEHGKTTVAITALDEDAKRLRYFHNAGFFELEGEDFDGVFQRGTHAQRLPFLPYTEFAKLPETAPDASLAGNPREIAWKLLAGHLARRPKDNPFAAYASSFAAEIEALSERPFEAFHKYAFNTLRQAGANFELAASHLDWLAEDGSLAAEAEAARAISECCKTLQFQLARALARKRFAGLGEALTPAATAWDTLMAGLEEKLPARLRMLAA